One window of Pseudacidobacterium ailaaui genomic DNA carries:
- a CDS encoding tetratricopeptide repeat protein, whose protein sequence is MRRTIIHLTAIAALAAFCPAPDAHAASKEIIQLQTQVQTLQDMLQRLQQTSDSRLAVMQHLIEQTADSVNRMSQTMNGIQQQLQTQSENAVSGQQVSGQIQSLNDSVDELKSRIARLDKTLQDIQSQLQNINAQPAPTNPGQQPSPGPDGAAAMQQAPQAPPLDQLYQGGIRDYNSAKYDVAAGEFQDVLKYYPQDNLAGNAQFYLGEIAYRQGDYKSAIKNYDAVLEQFPGNAKAPAAQLRKAEAELALNQREAGIRDMRSLIQRYPQTPEAAQARSRLNGMGVRITASKPSAYR, encoded by the coding sequence ATGCGAAGGACAATCATCCATCTCACCGCCATCGCCGCACTTGCTGCTTTTTGCCCGGCACCTGACGCTCACGCAGCATCAAAAGAAATCATCCAGTTGCAAACCCAGGTACAAACGCTCCAGGACATGCTGCAGCGTCTGCAACAAACCAGTGATTCGCGTCTGGCCGTGATGCAGCACCTGATTGAGCAGACTGCGGACAGCGTCAATCGTATGTCCCAGACGATGAATGGTATCCAGCAGCAGTTGCAGACCCAGAGCGAGAATGCAGTCAGTGGACAACAGGTATCCGGGCAGATTCAGAGCCTGAACGACTCAGTGGACGAACTGAAGTCACGGATTGCCCGTCTGGACAAGACCCTTCAGGACATCCAGTCACAACTGCAGAATATCAATGCGCAACCTGCACCCACAAATCCAGGACAGCAGCCATCTCCGGGACCGGACGGAGCTGCCGCAATGCAGCAGGCGCCCCAGGCGCCGCCCCTGGACCAGCTCTATCAGGGCGGTATCCGTGACTACAACAGCGCAAAATATGATGTTGCAGCAGGTGAATTCCAGGACGTTCTGAAGTATTACCCGCAAGACAACCTGGCTGGAAACGCTCAGTTTTATCTGGGAGAAATCGCTTACCGTCAGGGTGATTACAAATCTGCAATTAAGAACTATGACGCTGTTCTTGAACAGTTTCCAGGAAACGCAAAGGCCCCTGCCGCCCAACTGCGAAAGGCTGAAGCAGAGCTGGCCTTGAACCAGCGCGAGGCAGGAATCCGGGACATGCGCAGCCTGATCCAGCGCTATCCACAGACTCCCGAAGCGGCGCAGGCCCGCAGCCGACTGAATGGGATGGGTGTTCGCATTACGGCATCCAAACCCTCTGCCTATCGTTGA
- a CDS encoding MotA/TolQ/ExbB proton channel family protein, translating into MTHLLIFAFFLFQAEPDAAAPPVPPSGSAIVEMLQNSGPVAIGVLLVLLIFSIYSWAIILGKWGSFKRARTQSSRFLRAFRKANRLQEIAAVSEQFKPSPLVNVFDEVYETYRRQTGGYGPPRNITALERAAQTASSEALTVLEQRLTWLATIGAISPFVGLFGTIMGIVDAFHGLGTAGAATLRAVAPGVSEALITTAAGLVVAIPAVIAYNQFTARCREFGARMDDFSRELLNSMEESELAPNQDPFEREAARGLHK; encoded by the coding sequence ATGACACATCTTTTGATATTCGCCTTCTTTTTGTTTCAGGCGGAACCGGACGCCGCTGCTCCGCCTGTGCCTCCCAGCGGTAGCGCCATTGTGGAGATGCTGCAAAACAGCGGGCCGGTGGCCATTGGCGTTTTGCTGGTGCTGTTAATCTTCAGCATCTACTCGTGGGCGATCATCCTAGGCAAATGGGGGAGTTTTAAGCGTGCGCGCACGCAGAGTAGCCGCTTTCTGCGCGCCTTCCGTAAGGCCAATCGTTTACAAGAAATTGCAGCGGTCAGCGAGCAGTTCAAGCCCAGTCCTTTGGTGAATGTTTTTGATGAGGTTTATGAGACTTACCGTCGTCAAACCGGAGGCTATGGTCCGCCCCGCAACATCACAGCCCTGGAACGCGCGGCGCAGACGGCGTCAAGTGAGGCCCTGACCGTGCTGGAACAGCGGCTGACGTGGCTTGCTACGATTGGGGCCATTTCGCCGTTTGTGGGCCTTTTTGGCACCATTATGGGGATTGTGGATGCATTTCATGGGCTCGGCACGGCGGGCGCAGCAACGCTGCGGGCGGTGGCCCCTGGCGTATCGGAAGCCCTGATTACCACAGCGGCAGGTCTTGTCGTTGCCATTCCCGCCGTCATTGCCTACAACCAGTTCACGGCCCGATGCCGGGAGTTCGGCGCCAGAATGGACGATTTTTCGCGCGAACTACTCAACAGCATGGAAGAGTCGGAACTGGCGCCCAATCAAGACCCATTTGAAAGGGAGGCCGCGCGTGGCCTTCACAAGTAG
- the pal gene encoding peptidoglycan-associated lipoprotein Pal: MQVNHRKYIASAISLAALLAVAGCHKKKPAPPPPPPPTVSAPAPTAEITVNPTSINAGESAVLTWKTTNATDVSIEGIGQVATAGTMNVKPTESTNYHLIARGDGGSADATARLTVNSAPQASNMQEENMDDTLFHQNVHDIFFDYDSYEIRPDAQPTIQQDAAFLNQHPNLKVVIGGYCDERGSIEYNLTLGENRANAAKQALVNAGVSPDRLRTVSYGKEKQFCTDHTEQCWQQNRRAQFNIDR, encoded by the coding sequence GTGCAAGTCAATCATCGCAAGTACATCGCTTCCGCAATCAGTCTGGCAGCCCTTTTGGCTGTCGCTGGATGTCATAAGAAAAAACCAGCGCCGCCTCCACCTCCTCCACCGACGGTGTCTGCACCCGCGCCGACGGCTGAAATTACCGTCAATCCCACATCCATTAACGCAGGTGAAAGCGCTGTGCTGACCTGGAAGACGACAAATGCCACGGATGTATCCATTGAGGGCATTGGCCAGGTTGCGACTGCTGGCACCATGAATGTAAAACCGACCGAATCCACCAACTATCACCTGATTGCGCGGGGAGATGGGGGCTCTGCAGACGCCACGGCCCGTCTTACGGTAAACAGCGCGCCCCAGGCAAGCAACATGCAGGAAGAGAACATGGACGATACACTCTTCCATCAGAATGTCCATGACATCTTCTTTGATTACGACAGCTACGAGATCCGCCCGGATGCGCAGCCTACCATTCAGCAGGACGCTGCATTCCTGAACCAGCACCCAAATCTGAAAGTAGTCATTGGCGGATATTGCGATGAGCGCGGCTCTATTGAATACAACCTGACGCTGGGTGAAAATCGCGCCAATGCTGCCAAACAGGCCCTGGTCAATGCCGGAGTGAGCCCAGACCGCCTACGCACAGTCAGTTATGGCAAAGAAAAGCAGTTCTGCACGGACCACACCGAGCAGTGCTGGCAGCAGAACCGCCGTGCTCAGTTCAACATTGACCGTTAA
- a CDS encoding dihydrodipicolinate synthase family protein: protein MLLEGIFPAITTPFLADGRLYLRKLEENVERYSRAPVSGIVVLGSTGEAVMLDDDESREVLRTASQAASPQKVLLAGTGRESAAATLKLAECAADLNYDAVLVRTPSYYGPLMRPLEMATYFRTIADRSPLPVVLYSIPKFTKYELPVDLVADLAAHPNIIGIKDSSGSIERIAQLVAATRNAPKRRTEVTHVFTAYTGRMRKQFETEGSPLASSELLKSGTPAIAIASKAKTPVRHKEVGFQVLSGSPDNVKQALDAGATGSVLAFGACAPQACQEIYMAWKDNDPALAMLKQERILEAARVVAGKFGIPGIKFACDLNGYYGGFPRVPLLPLHAEEQSKVVRVMEDIRN from the coding sequence ATGCTTCTGGAAGGTATTTTCCCCGCCATCACCACACCTTTTTTGGCTGATGGGCGCCTCTATCTACGTAAGCTGGAAGAAAATGTCGAGCGCTATTCCCGCGCACCCGTGTCCGGGATCGTGGTCCTGGGATCAACCGGCGAGGCCGTCATGCTGGATGATGATGAGTCGCGGGAAGTGCTTCGGACTGCAAGTCAGGCTGCTTCTCCGCAGAAGGTACTACTCGCGGGGACTGGAAGAGAAAGTGCTGCGGCCACGCTGAAGCTGGCGGAATGCGCAGCGGACCTCAATTATGATGCCGTGCTTGTCCGGACACCCAGCTACTATGGCCCTCTGATGCGTCCTCTGGAAATGGCGACCTATTTCCGGACAATTGCAGACCGCTCCCCACTTCCGGTAGTGCTCTACAGCATTCCTAAATTTACGAAATATGAGCTTCCTGTAGATCTGGTAGCGGACCTTGCTGCTCATCCGAATATTATCGGTATAAAAGATTCCAGTGGAAGCATCGAGCGCATTGCCCAGTTAGTGGCAGCAACCCGCAATGCTCCGAAGCGTAGGACTGAGGTAACTCATGTTTTTACTGCTTACACGGGGCGTATGCGTAAGCAGTTTGAGACGGAAGGCAGCCCGCTGGCGTCCTCAGAATTATTGAAATCGGGCACACCGGCCATAGCCATCGCATCGAAGGCGAAGACCCCGGTGCGGCATAAAGAGGTCGGCTTTCAGGTGCTGAGCGGCTCACCCGACAATGTAAAGCAAGCGTTGGATGCCGGAGCCACTGGATCCGTGCTGGCGTTTGGGGCGTGTGCTCCCCAGGCCTGTCAGGAGATTTATATGGCCTGGAAGGACAATGATCCAGCACTCGCGATGCTGAAACAGGAACGCATTCTTGAAGCTGCTCGTGTCGTAGCCGGGAAGTTCGGCATACCGGGCATTAAATTCGCCTGTGACCTGAATGGATACTATGGAGGTTTTCCCAGAGTGCCCTTGCTTCCTCTCCATGCAGAAGAACAATCTAAAGTCGTCCGCGTTATGGAAGATATAAGAAATTAG
- a CDS encoding TonB family protein: MEPDRLGGPTAGSVLLHLGIAGLIALYVFLAGRFHGGIWGNNQSAPGAIQATLVSSAPTLPLPSEQKPTENVLATEHQSPAPAPPAPQKAEPIPPPEAIPVPEKQKQPKVKQQAPQKQENPVKQAPKAANPSQSKHPQPVPNQKNRAYYGEAQQSNIPRSTTSNPNGNNPVAINGGDFGSRFPWYVDLIKRKTAQNWLLQEVAPGTPAGARVYLSFIISRDGSPSRIRVEQSSGSPSLDSSCLRAVQRVDSYGPLPAGYSGSSLSVSYYCEWPGW; the protein is encoded by the coding sequence ATGGAACCCGACCGGCTTGGAGGCCCTACAGCGGGCTCCGTTTTGCTCCATCTTGGAATTGCCGGGTTGATCGCGCTGTATGTCTTTTTAGCAGGAAGGTTTCATGGTGGCATTTGGGGAAACAATCAGTCTGCCCCAGGGGCCATACAGGCTACGTTGGTCAGTTCTGCCCCTACACTTCCCTTGCCCAGCGAACAGAAGCCAACAGAAAATGTTTTGGCCACTGAGCACCAGAGTCCAGCTCCAGCGCCACCGGCTCCCCAGAAAGCAGAGCCCATTCCACCTCCGGAAGCCATCCCGGTCCCGGAGAAGCAAAAGCAGCCAAAAGTAAAACAGCAAGCACCGCAAAAACAGGAGAATCCCGTAAAACAGGCCCCCAAAGCGGCCAACCCCAGCCAGAGCAAGCATCCACAGCCTGTGCCCAATCAGAAAAACCGGGCCTACTATGGAGAAGCACAGCAGTCGAATATTCCCCGATCCACCACAAGCAACCCGAACGGCAACAATCCCGTCGCAATCAATGGGGGGGACTTTGGTTCGAGGTTCCCCTGGTATGTGGATTTGATTAAGAGAAAGACTGCGCAAAACTGGTTATTGCAGGAAGTCGCTCCGGGAACTCCGGCAGGAGCGCGAGTGTATTTGTCTTTCATCATTTCGCGCGATGGTTCTCCCAGTCGCATCCGAGTGGAACAATCGAGCGGCTCACCAAGCCTTGACTCCTCATGTCTAAGAGCTGTGCAACGCGTGGATTCTTATGGTCCGCTTCCGGCCGGGTACAGTGGTAGTTCCCTTTCGGTGTCGTACTATTGTGAGTGGCCGGGGTGGTGA
- a CDS encoding ExbD/TolR family protein → MAFTSRSGHTQTSLAEINITPLVDVVLVLLVIFMLTAPVLQSGIDVAVPKTKTVKEITEQRLVLTIDKDQRVFLGDQPVNLADLPSRLHQPGKDPAHQVIYLRADERVPFGAFASVMDAVKQAGITNISIVTQPVENGPTK, encoded by the coding sequence GTGGCCTTCACAAGTAGAAGCGGACATACTCAGACCTCACTGGCGGAAATTAACATCACCCCTCTGGTGGATGTGGTGCTAGTGCTGCTTGTGATTTTTATGCTGACGGCCCCGGTACTGCAGTCCGGCATCGACGTCGCTGTTCCGAAAACAAAAACGGTCAAGGAAATTACCGAACAGCGGCTGGTCTTGACGATTGACAAAGACCAACGCGTCTTTCTCGGTGACCAGCCGGTGAACCTTGCTGACCTGCCATCGCGCCTGCATCAGCCGGGCAAAGACCCTGCGCATCAGGTCATTTACCTGCGCGCCGACGAGCGCGTGCCTTTTGGGGCCTTTGCCTCCGTCATGGATGCCGTGAAGCAGGCAGGAATCACGAACATCAGCATTGTGACACAGCCTGTTGAGAACGGCCCGACAAAGTAA
- the tolB gene encoding Tol-Pal system beta propeller repeat protein TolB has product MNIGKKHLLVNLRIFFSFFLLSTFACLTAFAQDWVRTGTNLGAAKVRLAAANFKPTSADPQTSDLKNAFDTTLFNDLSNAGIFDMVSKSMAPPLMPGSPQEMNLSQWSAPPSNADMVAFGAIGVENGRVTILGYLFDAKNQQSPQILGKQYTDIANVNNVRNIAHRFADEIIARLGGIPGICETKIYYVSSRGGNKEIWVMDYDGENAHPLTHLGTISLSPRVAPDNSRVAFSSLGKNGWSIRMYSLLLNRMVSFPSPGGTTVSPAWSSDGSKLALSASITGDPEIYTMNSDGTGLHRVTAFRGPDVSPVWNPKTNAQIAWVSGRTGLPQIYIMDADGANVQRMTDGGYATSPAWSPNGQFLAFAWNRKYGPGAPGGQDIYIMDIASKRWTQLTHDSGRCDFPSWSPDSRHIVFQREDGNGTQIWTMLADGTEQHQLTHGGSNSMPNWSWK; this is encoded by the coding sequence ATGAATATAGGCAAGAAGCATTTGTTAGTGAATTTGCGGATTTTCTTCTCCTTTTTTCTTCTTAGCACCTTTGCTTGTCTGACCGCTTTCGCGCAGGACTGGGTCCGCACCGGCACGAATCTGGGGGCTGCGAAAGTGCGGCTTGCCGCGGCGAATTTTAAGCCTACATCTGCTGACCCTCAGACAAGCGATCTAAAGAACGCCTTTGACACCACCCTTTTTAACGACCTCTCAAACGCCGGAATCTTTGACATGGTTTCAAAGAGCATGGCGCCTCCGCTCATGCCAGGTTCTCCCCAGGAGATGAATCTATCGCAATGGTCTGCACCACCCTCCAATGCAGATATGGTGGCCTTTGGCGCGATCGGTGTGGAAAACGGTAGGGTGACGATATTGGGCTATCTCTTCGACGCGAAGAATCAGCAGTCCCCGCAGATCCTAGGCAAACAATACACGGACATTGCCAACGTCAATAATGTGCGCAATATCGCCCACCGCTTTGCGGATGAAATCATCGCGCGGCTCGGCGGCATTCCCGGTATCTGCGAAACAAAGATTTATTACGTCTCGTCGCGAGGTGGGAATAAAGAGATTTGGGTCATGGATTATGACGGTGAAAATGCTCACCCGCTGACTCACCTGGGCACCATTTCGCTTTCACCAAGGGTCGCGCCAGACAACTCGCGTGTTGCATTTTCCAGCCTGGGGAAAAACGGGTGGTCCATCCGGATGTACTCGCTTTTGTTGAACCGCATGGTGAGCTTCCCCTCTCCCGGAGGGACAACGGTTTCTCCCGCGTGGTCAAGCGATGGATCAAAGTTGGCCCTTTCGGCCTCGATTACCGGTGACCCGGAAATTTACACCATGAACTCGGATGGAACTGGATTACACCGTGTTACTGCATTCCGAGGACCTGACGTATCGCCAGTATGGAACCCAAAGACAAACGCACAAATTGCCTGGGTCAGTGGGCGCACTGGGCTGCCCCAGATTTACATCATGGATGCTGACGGGGCAAATGTGCAGCGCATGACTGATGGCGGATACGCTACCTCCCCCGCCTGGTCGCCAAATGGACAATTTCTTGCCTTTGCCTGGAACCGTAAATATGGTCCGGGCGCGCCGGGTGGACAGGACATTTACATTATGGACATTGCCAGCAAGCGATGGACACAGTTGACCCATGATTCAGGACGCTGCGACTTTCCTTCCTGGTCTCCTGATTCGCGCCACATCGTCTTCCAGCGTGAAGATGGGAACGGAACACAAATCTGGACCATGTTGGCAGACGGAACAGAGCAGCATCAGTTGACCCATGGAGGCTCCAACTCGATGCCGAACTGGAGCTGGAAATAA